In one Pseudarthrobacter sp. NBSH8 genomic region, the following are encoded:
- a CDS encoding DUF4194 domain-containing protein, with protein sequence MTTTDAPETHTPGELPGVVTKLFKGVVYAEADEKVWQSLLVLSSHVRDYVAVLGLDLILDESEGYAFLKSREDPDGTLPRLIPRRPLTFNVSLLLALLRGRMLEFDTNSSELRLIMTDQDIADMVAVFLPESSNEARILDQLGTNIKKVVELGFLRKLRGQAGTYEVARILKAYVDAQWLEEFEARLADYRASLSGTSTKEEDSA encoded by the coding sequence ATGACCACCACAGACGCACCGGAAACACACACGCCCGGGGAACTTCCCGGCGTCGTCACGAAGCTTTTCAAAGGCGTGGTGTACGCCGAGGCCGACGAAAAGGTCTGGCAGTCGCTGCTGGTCCTGTCCTCCCACGTCCGCGACTATGTGGCCGTCCTGGGCCTTGACCTCATCCTGGACGAATCCGAGGGATACGCGTTCCTCAAATCGCGCGAGGATCCGGACGGCACGCTGCCGCGGCTGATCCCCCGGCGCCCGCTCACCTTCAACGTCAGCCTCCTCCTGGCGCTGCTCCGCGGCCGGATGCTCGAATTCGACACCAACAGCAGCGAACTGCGCCTCATCATGACGGATCAGGACATCGCGGACATGGTGGCCGTTTTCCTGCCCGAATCGAGCAACGAGGCGCGGATCCTGGACCAGCTCGGCACCAACATCAAGAAAGTGGTGGAGCTGGGCTTCCTGCGGAAACTGCGCGGCCAGGCGGGGACGTACGAGGTAGCACGGATCCTGAAGGCCTATGTGGATGCCCAGTGGCTGGAGGAATTCGAGGCGCGGCTGGCCGACTACCGCGCCTCGCTCAGCGGCACCAGCACAAAGGAAGAGGACAGCGCATGA
- a CDS encoding DUF3375 domain-containing protein codes for MDFYAINALRENHAGWSLLRAQNAPLAVSFFIKAFTGPNQRDIGRQELIDHLDDVLFGLREVFGEDKYPRPAGEYLDEWAAPERAWLRKYYIPGQDEPRYDLTAAAEDVVRWVESLSGRDFVATQSRLTSIFAVLKALVQQSETDPEVRLAELQRQRDGIDAEMQRIKDGNIRVMTGPEALDHFQQLTTLAKDLLSDFREVEQNFRKLDRQVREQIATWDGSQGELLASIFANQQDISGSLQGRTFQGFWDYLMSPQLRTELRDLLHRATRIDALAKLDNLHAVTNLHQDWLPAVEQTQATVRQLSQQMRRLLDDKVFLENKRIMQLVRSIESGALGTREVPPSGVFMEIAAQSVDVALPFERPLYEPSRRIMVDDVVVAANDAEVDAGALFSQFHVDTERLKSNIDDVLAGTEQATLGEVASAHPLSQGLAEIVAYYQLATESDWASINPDESQQLSWQLPDGSIREATVEQIIFVRPA; via the coding sequence ATGGATTTCTACGCCATCAACGCACTGCGCGAGAACCACGCGGGGTGGTCTCTGCTCCGCGCTCAGAACGCCCCGCTGGCCGTGAGTTTCTTCATCAAAGCCTTCACCGGGCCCAACCAACGGGACATCGGCCGGCAAGAACTCATCGACCACCTCGATGATGTCCTGTTCGGCCTCCGCGAAGTCTTCGGCGAAGACAAATACCCCCGCCCGGCCGGGGAATATCTGGACGAGTGGGCTGCCCCGGAACGCGCGTGGCTGCGAAAATACTACATCCCGGGCCAGGACGAGCCGCGCTACGATCTCACGGCCGCCGCCGAGGACGTAGTCCGCTGGGTGGAGAGCCTGAGCGGCCGGGACTTCGTGGCCACCCAGTCCAGGCTGACCAGCATTTTCGCCGTCCTGAAGGCCCTGGTCCAGCAGTCCGAAACCGACCCGGAGGTAAGGCTCGCCGAGCTCCAGCGCCAGCGGGACGGGATCGACGCCGAGATGCAACGGATCAAGGACGGCAACATCCGGGTAATGACCGGACCCGAAGCTCTGGACCATTTCCAGCAGCTGACCACCCTGGCCAAGGACCTGCTCTCCGATTTCCGGGAGGTAGAGCAGAACTTCCGGAAGCTTGACCGCCAGGTCCGCGAACAGATCGCCACGTGGGACGGCTCCCAGGGCGAGCTGCTGGCCTCCATCTTCGCCAACCAACAGGACATCAGCGGCTCGCTCCAGGGCCGCACGTTCCAGGGCTTCTGGGACTACCTGATGTCCCCGCAGCTCCGTACCGAACTGCGGGACTTGCTTCACCGGGCCACCCGGATCGACGCCCTCGCCAAACTGGACAATCTGCACGCCGTGACCAACCTGCACCAGGACTGGCTGCCCGCCGTCGAGCAGACCCAGGCCACAGTCCGCCAGCTCTCGCAGCAGATGCGCCGGCTCCTCGATGACAAGGTGTTCCTGGAGAACAAGCGCATCATGCAGCTCGTCCGGAGCATCGAATCCGGCGCGCTGGGCACCCGGGAGGTGCCGCCGTCGGGCGTCTTTATGGAGATCGCCGCGCAGTCTGTGGATGTGGCACTGCCTTTTGAGCGGCCGCTGTATGAGCCGAGCCGGCGGATCATGGTGGACGACGTCGTCGTGGCTGCAAATGATGCTGAAGTCGACGCCGGCGCCCTCTTCAGCCAGTTCCATGTGGACACGGAGCGGCTCAAGTCCAACATTGACGACGTCCTGGCCGGCACCGAACAGGCCACGCTCGGCGAAGTAGCATCCGCACATCCGCTCTCCCAGGGGCTGGCCGAAATCGTCGCCTACTACCAGTTGGCCACCGAATCGGACTGGGCCTCCATCAACCCGGACGAGTCACAGCAGTTGTCCTGGCAGCTCCCGGACGGCAGCATCCGGGAAGCCACCGTCGAACAGATCATCTTCGTGAGGCCCGCATGA
- a CDS encoding NAD(P)-dependent oxidoreductase — translation MRIAVTGGSGKLGRHVVRRLTGDGHQVLNLDRAGERGHGLAIVDLRNYGEVLDVFLGLDDRHSGFDAVVHLGAVPAPGIIPDAATFENNMLSTYNVFQACRRAGIKKVVYASSETVLGLPFDVDPPYIPVDEDYPARPESTYSLVKHLEEQMAIQLTRWDPELSITGLRFSNVMDPEDYERFPSFDADAALRKWNLWGYIDGRDGAQAVARALENGQPGFEAFIVANADTVMTRSSASLAAEVFPDVTVTRELGEHETMLSIDKARRLLGFEPEHTWRTYHTNRSTTTEN, via the coding sequence ATGAGAATTGCAGTGACCGGCGGAAGCGGAAAATTGGGGCGGCATGTGGTCCGCAGGCTGACCGGCGATGGCCACCAGGTGTTGAACCTTGATCGTGCGGGGGAGCGGGGCCACGGGTTGGCGATCGTGGATCTGCGCAACTATGGCGAGGTCCTTGACGTGTTTCTGGGTCTCGACGACCGGCACTCGGGGTTTGACGCGGTCGTCCATCTCGGTGCTGTTCCGGCGCCCGGCATCATTCCGGATGCCGCCACGTTCGAGAACAACATGCTCTCCACGTACAACGTCTTCCAGGCGTGCCGGCGGGCCGGGATCAAGAAGGTGGTTTATGCCTCCAGCGAGACGGTGCTGGGACTGCCGTTTGACGTCGATCCGCCTTACATTCCGGTGGATGAGGATTATCCGGCCCGGCCCGAAAGCACGTACTCCCTGGTGAAGCACCTTGAGGAGCAGATGGCCATCCAGCTGACGCGCTGGGATCCGGAGTTGAGTATTACGGGCCTGCGGTTCTCGAACGTGATGGATCCTGAGGACTATGAACGGTTCCCGTCGTTCGATGCCGACGCCGCGCTGCGCAAGTGGAACCTCTGGGGCTATATTGACGGGCGCGACGGCGCGCAGGCTGTGGCGCGTGCGCTGGAAAACGGGCAGCCTGGATTCGAGGCTTTCATCGTCGCGAACGCGGACACCGTGATGACGCGTTCCAGCGCCAGCCTTGCCGCGGAGGTGTTCCCCGACGTCACGGTGACCAGGGAGTTGGGCGAACACGAGACCATGCTGTCGATCGACAAGGCCCGGCGCCTGCTGGGCTTCGAGCCTGAACATACGTGGCGGACTTACCACACCAACCGCAGCACGACCACCGAAAACTGA
- a CDS encoding nuclear transport factor 2 family protein, translating to MSDRDDFMAWVNSSLHQAELALHNGDSNPRRALWSRREPVSVLGAWRNTHGQQELDELFTALAKSFSDCTSYAFEVLAYDVVGNMAYTAGREHTSTSVDGAARTYSLRATQVYRREDGEWKVAHRHADTVTE from the coding sequence ATGAGCGACCGCGACGATTTTATGGCCTGGGTAAATTCATCGCTCCACCAGGCAGAACTGGCCCTGCACAATGGCGACTCTAACCCTCGCCGCGCGCTCTGGTCGCGCAGGGAACCGGTAAGCGTCCTCGGGGCATGGCGTAATACCCACGGGCAGCAGGAACTCGACGAACTCTTCACGGCGCTGGCGAAAAGTTTTTCTGACTGCACTTCCTACGCTTTTGAAGTGCTGGCGTACGACGTGGTGGGCAACATGGCCTACACAGCCGGGCGGGAACACACTTCGACATCCGTCGACGGTGCAGCCCGCACGTATTCGCTGCGGGCCACGCAGGTTTACCGGCGCGAAGACGGCGAATGGAAGGTAGCCCACCGGCACGCCGATACTGTGACCGAGTGA
- a CDS encoding DUF309 domain-containing protein, protein MTGDRDRDASRRPRQARPRDALGRPLPYGSAGVEPVSEEPLPPAQTLVSARSLVDAGRPFAAHEVLEARWKAGPAEERNLWQGLAQICVGLTHAARGNSVGGHRLFERGAARLEEYGSGDGPAYGLDLSAVVSCARDRMRTGR, encoded by the coding sequence ATGACCGGTGACAGGGACCGGGATGCTTCAAGGCGCCCCCGGCAGGCCCGGCCACGTGACGCTCTTGGGCGGCCGTTGCCGTACGGAAGCGCTGGCGTCGAGCCGGTCTCGGAGGAGCCGCTGCCACCGGCGCAGACGTTGGTCTCGGCCCGGAGTCTGGTGGACGCTGGCCGGCCTTTCGCCGCCCACGAGGTACTCGAGGCCCGCTGGAAGGCTGGGCCGGCCGAAGAACGCAACCTTTGGCAAGGTCTCGCCCAGATCTGCGTCGGGCTTACCCACGCCGCTCGGGGGAACAGCGTTGGCGGGCACCGGCTCTTCGAGCGCGGTGCGGCCCGCCTCGAGGAGTACGGTTCCGGCGACGGGCCGGCCTACGGGCTCGACTTGTCCGCCGTTGTGAGTTGCGCACGTGATCGGATGCGCACCGGCCGCTGA
- a CDS encoding cold-shock protein yields MATGTVKWFNAEKGFGFISPDDSSQDVFAHYSAIASSGFRSLEENQKVSFETEQGPKGPQAVNIQAL; encoded by the coding sequence ATGGCTACTGGTACCGTCAAATGGTTTAACGCTGAAAAGGGCTTCGGCTTCATTTCCCCCGATGACTCCTCACAGGACGTTTTCGCTCACTACTCCGCGATCGCCTCTTCCGGCTTCCGCTCACTCGAAGAGAACCAGAAGGTTTCCTTCGAAACCGAGCAGGGCCCCAAGGGTCCCCAGGCCGTCAACATCCAGGCACTCTAA
- a CDS encoding aldo/keto reductase: MQYRTLGHSGAVVSAYALGTMTFGAEATEEASHAVLDSYFDAGGNFIDTADVYSAGASEEIVGRWLARRPEVRDKAVLATKGRFPMGTAPNDVGTSRRRLTRALDDSLRRLGVDQIDLYQLHAWDPITPLEETLRFLDDSVSRGKIAYYGFSNFLGWQLTKAVHVASAHGWSPPVTLQPQYSLLVREIESEIVPAALDAGIGLLPWSPLGGGWLSGKYKRDQPPSGATRLGENPERGMEAWKARNDNPHTWAVIAAVEDIAAAHDVSPSQVALAWLADRPAVTSVILGARTKEQLADTLAAADLQLSPDETKQLTQASQPQVGVYPYGPMAQEQRSRKIEGGR; this comes from the coding sequence ATGCAATATCGAACCCTGGGCCACAGCGGCGCAGTCGTTTCCGCCTATGCGCTGGGAACCATGACATTCGGTGCCGAAGCCACGGAAGAGGCTTCGCACGCAGTGCTGGACAGCTACTTCGACGCCGGTGGGAACTTCATCGACACCGCTGACGTATACAGCGCGGGCGCATCGGAGGAGATTGTGGGCCGCTGGCTGGCGCGGCGCCCGGAAGTAAGGGACAAGGCGGTGCTCGCCACCAAGGGCCGCTTTCCGATGGGAACGGCACCGAACGACGTCGGAACGTCCCGCCGCCGCCTCACCCGCGCCCTGGATGATTCCCTCCGCCGTCTGGGCGTGGACCAGATCGACCTTTACCAGCTGCACGCGTGGGATCCGATCACTCCGTTGGAGGAGACGCTCCGCTTCCTGGACGACTCCGTCAGCCGCGGCAAGATCGCCTATTACGGCTTCTCCAACTTCCTCGGGTGGCAGCTGACCAAGGCCGTCCACGTCGCCAGCGCCCACGGCTGGAGCCCGCCGGTGACCCTGCAGCCCCAGTACAGCCTGCTGGTCCGGGAAATTGAATCGGAGATTGTCCCGGCTGCGCTCGACGCCGGGATTGGTTTGCTGCCGTGGTCCCCGCTGGGCGGCGGCTGGTTATCGGGCAAGTACAAACGGGACCAACCTCCTTCAGGTGCCACGCGGCTCGGCGAGAACCCCGAACGCGGCATGGAGGCCTGGAAGGCACGCAATGACAATCCCCATACCTGGGCCGTCATCGCTGCGGTGGAAGACATCGCCGCGGCCCACGATGTGAGCCCCTCCCAGGTAGCCTTGGCGTGGCTGGCTGACCGGCCGGCTGTCACGTCCGTGATCCTGGGTGCCCGGACTAAAGAGCAGCTCGCCGACACCCTTGCTGCGGCAGACCTGCAACTCAGCCCGGACGAAACCAAACAGCTGACTCAGGCCAGCCAGCCTCAAGTCGGGGTCTATCCGTATGGGCCAATGGCGCAGGAGCAGCGCAGCCGCAAAATTGAGGGGGGACGGTAG